Within Kwoniella shandongensis chromosome 1, complete sequence, the genomic segment GTGACATTACTGACATACGATTCAGCCACGAGAGGTTCTGGGACCGCTTTGCGATAATGATGCTGCGCCGAGATCGAAAACGAGTGACTCAGGCTCGGTCAATGGCGGTCGACCACGGCGAGATGAGGATTTGCGCCCCTGGATTGAGAACttgaagagctggatgagacAAAGAGCAGCGGAATCGGACAAGCTGCTTCAGTTAAGTCGGACCCAAGACGATTCGTATCTCGcatcagagtgagtggctGTCGTTATCCTTTTTGATTCGTCTTGCTAATCAAACGTGTAACTTCAGAGAGGAGCCATCTAGTGCCACGTCGACTGAACCACCTGCGAGCGCAATGCCTTGGCCTCAGCAGAAACAATTCCCTCTGATGGCTCCATCATCCCAGGAAACTGTCCGACGCGTAGTACCACCCTTGAAAGATGATTCTCCCGACGGAACAGATTCGATGTCTAGACAGCCGCTGTTCTCACAGCGAAATCGATCAGCGACGCGTTCTGATGACTCCCTCGTCCAAGCTATTTCGCCGTTGCGAGTGACACATCGTCGAGATCTTTCCACATCCTCATTCACCTCTCCTCCGTCCGCATCTTCCGAATCATTTAGTCATTCCCGGTTGCCATCACTGAACTTcccccaaccaccaccagcaaCGGCAATGGCGCCGACTCATTCGCGCGGAGCCAGCTTCACAGCTACACAACGGCTCAGTGCGAACCTCACTGCGAAAAAGTCATTGCCTGATTTGAGACAAAGTCATGCCAAGATTATTCAAGATCGACGGCAGGATGGACAGCCAGTGGAAGGTTCGAAACCGTTAGGATTGGGGATTGCTGCTCCAGGTGTTCCCAAATTCCAGCTTTCAGGAAGGGGCAGCTGGGGAGCCGATATGATCAAATCGCCGTCTTCTGGACCGATTATGACTGGGCAAGAGAGGAGCCGGGCGTTAAGTCGCAAAGGGTCGGCCGATCTTTTACGCAGACCATCCGCCGATATGGGTGGGGAATCGCTCGAAAAAAGGAATAGTCAAGAAGGTCCGTTGATGGATGAATCGAGGAACTCGTATTTCCGACGACTCAGTACTTTGCCCGTCTCGACCATCTCAAAGGCGATCCCACCATCACTCCTCAAATTCATGGACGCCATTCGTGggatcctcttcgccttgtCGCAACTTCACTCTGCGCTCCGACAGTACCTCGTCTTCGCCGTGAATGATCGGATCTCAAGCGTCTTTTCACGAGTAATGGAACCTGCGGGACATTATATGAACACGCTGATCAACGCTTTGGATCGATTCGACTCGATGTCGAGACGGAATACACCGCCAGTGCAAGCCATCCGGAACGTCATCGATGCTACAAAGGAGAGTGTAGCCGTGTTTGCTAAAGTCGTAGCGGTGCTCAGATTGCAGATCACGGCATTGAAGGGTAACGACGCGCGCTACACTCGTACTCTGCTGTTGATGATTTACGGCTCAATGGCAGAGGTTGCTTGTTCTTGGCAGAACATGGCTCCGCTGTTAGTGGAGATCAAACCGCTCTTGGCGACAGATGGCATGGGAGTCGCTCCTGGTTTCAGAGCTCTAGGAGGCGTCAAGATGGTGCCGACCGGATCATTGACTGGCCGAACCCCGATCTCGCCAATTATCGAACGACGCGAATCACATTCCCCCTCGTCTGCTTCCAAATCAGTTGTTGGGAACTCGCCACTCAACCAACAAGTCGATCAGGTCGCGACACCACTCCCAGTCAAGCTTGGCAGATCGAGACGCCAGGCTGGATCGTTCTCTTCCGAAGATGTCGAACGCGGTATGTTGATGGGTTCGCCTAGTGGTCCGAGATCTGCTACGGGTGAGCCCGCCGTGGGCGAGTTATCATCTGCAAGCTATCTTCGACACAAGCCTTCAGAATCGGCAAACATCGTCCTGGACgagcagaaggaagaagaggagatggaatccgaagatgaggaggagcaaggtgaagaggaagaagaggaagcaacTGCTGCAGAGGAGAGTTTCTCCACCGCCGGTCCTTCCAACCAGGTTGGTGGTACCACTTCGCCCAGGGGAACCCCGTCCACCACGCCAAGAACGCCTCCGGAAGCTTATCCAAACCCGCCCCAACCAGTCGCAATGGTGCCTACGACGTCGCAGAGTTCTCGTCGAGGtcatcacccttcttcgtcatctggCTCGAGCCAcgccctctctctctccacaGGTCTGCCGCATCCTGCCCGAAAGCTGTCCGTGGATGTTCGACCGCCCACCCCAACCTCGGCAACACTGTTCGACGAAGATTTGTTGGATGTCATCGAGACAGCTACGGATATAGCTTTCACTTGCTGGTTGAAACTCGCTGAGGACGTCGGTGCTTCCACCCCACCCTTCAGTAGTGCACCTACCCACGCCAAGAGCATCTCAGTGGGAAGTACATCAAGTAATTTCGACTCATCCTCTGCTCGacttccacatcctcctttcacGCCAATGTCTGAAATAAACCCTCGTCGACCCGCTACGATATCTGCGAAACACCATAGCGAGCTCCTACACCTCTTGTCGGTAGCCGAGCAAATCACGGCAGGACTACGAGAATCACTGATGGGCTTGCGAGCGAATCCTATGACCACCTATGCGACCACGACTTTACCCGATGACGCACAGAGCTTCATCAAGACGGTGGTCAAGGTCTCGGAGATGGTCAAGATCATTTCGGCAAACCATACGTTCCCGACCAATGTTCGAGCAGCGTTGAGTCGACTTACTCAAGCTACGAGAGAATGTGCGATCTTGATCCAGGTTTCCTCGTTGAGACCTAGTATTCCCACAAGCGCAGCATCATCGTTACCTGTTCCCCCAACATCTGCAACATCAATGCGATCGATCTCTCCCATGCATCTGACGAGCAATagtgctggaggaggagcggaaGAACCACCGTACTCGGCAGGATCGGCATATCATATTCCGCCAAGAAGTGCAGGTCTGGGATcgggcggaggtggaggtggatggcAGATGCCTTTGGTACAGACGTCTCAGCCtagaggagaaggtttgAGAGGATTACAATTGCCAAGTAGACAGATGGCATTGGGTAGATCTGGAGGAAGGTCGGGTAATGCCACGCCACAAGCTATCCCGCAGATAGGCCAGGCGCAAGCGTatggtggagggggatgaaggaggggcTCGGCGTCGTTGATGTGAGCCCATCCGAGAGACCGCTAAGACGCCCTGGGGTTGGGGCGTGCGTGGCGAGTGTCACTCGAGGAAGTCGTGATCATGGATAGCATTAGCAGGAGAGGTAAAGTAGCATCTTACGGTGAAAGGGTATGCGGGCGAGGAGAGACATAAGAATATACGGAATAGACTGCATAATGGGGGTGACCGGCATAGGGTTGATAATATCGTGGCATGTAATAGTGTAACCAATGATTAATCGAGGTGTTACCTCGTAAGCCCGGTGAGGTTGATCGGGCGAATATATAATGACAAACGGATCGTGATGTGATAATCTAAATCATCTTCCTGAACCTGTTTTCTGATTCTCGGTTGTCGCCTCTCCTGCTACTTGCGCTTCTTGTTCTAATTGTTCAGGTCTGTGGGTGAACGTGAATCAGCAACAGTAACGTCACTCTGACATCAATGGCCAAAACGTCGCCTTTGTCAAGTAATTTGAAGGGGCTAGAGTGGCATCACTCACGATTTCCAAACTTCTTTTGTGGCATGCATCAACTCGTACAGTTGCCCAACTTGTTCCTTACTCAATTTCTCAAAAGCCTCGctatccaacttcttccctttccaagGTTGCACCCGCCTTGTACCATCGCTCTGTACGATAGAAGActcgagatcgtcaagatATAATTTCCATTGTGATAGGAAGCCGATTATGTGGAGTGGATTATCGGTCGTTCGGGTGAGTCTGAATTCAGATTTTATATATGAATCTCCCATGAAACGCATCTCGAGTGGGAGGTGGCGATGCGCTCGAAGTAGACGGCGGTAGAGACTGTCGTcgtgtgagtgagtgagtcATCGAGTGATTCGTTTGTAGACGTTCAGAGACGGGATATCCAATGGAGAGAGGCAGAGTCGTACCAAAAAGTCAGCGTGCTGCACCTCCTTCGCGATGAAATAGACCCAGCGGCGGCACTCACGGAATAGGGGGGATGATCTGGACCGATGCCTGAGACACCGAGAGTGGTAATGGTGCGGAAGCACTAGCTAGTCGGACAAGTGTTGATCTCATGGTGTACAACAGTAGTTGGGCGCTCTGCTTTGACAGATAGCAATGTGTTGGAAGTGAGTCTAAGATGAGCAGAAGATAAAGTCGAATACAAGTGTGGATCGTCGATCACATTTCAAGCAGAGTTGAGCTACGTACAACCCCAGAAGTGGTGACATCATGACGTTCCTCCTTCCCAAATTCGGCCTTTGACGGTATCCTTCGGCCGATGAGCCGGTAGACATTCTACCGTTGTTTCCTTTTTATCATCTAGTCGAGTAGAGATAAGCAAAGGTGTATCTTCTTTCATCTTATAGCAACGATTCAGCTCGCCTCGCCTTCTATACACTTCTGTCTGTGAACCTATCTaccatggtgagttgcactTCACGCAAGTTATTTCATGCTCGAGGAAGCACAACCATCACGTGCGGCTGGGTGCTCGTACCTGCAACAATGACGgcagggaaagaggagga encodes:
- a CDS encoding acetate non-utilizing protein 9, mitochondrial, with product MRSTLVRLASASAPLPLSVSQASVQIIPPIPLYRRLLRAHRHLPLEMRFMGDSYIKSEFRLTRTTDNPLHIIGFLSQWKLYLDDLESSIVQSDGTRRVQPWKGKKLDSEAFEKLSKEQVGQLYELMHATKEVWKSPEQLEQEAQVAGEATTENQKTGSGR